The Malus domestica chromosome 10, GDT2T_hap1 genome contains a region encoding:
- the LOC103429575 gene encoding MDIS1-interacting receptor like kinase 1-like, protein MQLSKTQMLIFFFLCCSSFGFAAVANDEVSALLSIKAGLIDPLNSLKDWNFPENEAHCNWTGVWCNTEGHLEKLDISHMNLSGPISGDIQRLKSLTSLNLCCSGFSSSLPKSISNLAALKTFDVSQNSLVGEFPWGFGRAGGLTELNASSNNFSGFLPEDLGNATMLETLDLRGNFFGGSFPKSFKNLQKLKFLGLSGNNFTGEIPAELGELSSLESMILGYNEFEGGIPMEFGNLTNLKYLDLAVGNLSGEIPADLGRLKLLETVFLYKNNFEGKIPAEIGAISSLKLLDLSDNVLSGEIPAEIEELKNLQLLNVMCNQLSGSVPLGIGSLSQLSVLELWNNSFSGPLPSDLGKNAPLQWLDVSSNAFSGEIPSALCNKGNLTKLILFNNAFTGPIPASLSSCPSLVRVRMQNNFLSGTIPVGLGKLERLQRLELANNNLTGAIPDDLSSSTSLSFIDISRNRLHSSLPSTILSAPSLQTLMASNNELVGEIPDQFQDCPSLSVLDLSSNHFSGIIPASIASCEKLVSLNLRNNQLTGDIPKSIAMMPTLSVLDLSNNSLTGGIPENFGMSPALETLNVSFNKLEGPVPKNGVLRTINPSDLVGNAGLCGSVLPPCTQNPALASRHRNVHTRNIVAGWVIGISSVLAVGLALFSARTLYKRWYSNGSCFGDSFEVGKGEWPWRLMAFQRLGFASTDILACVKESNVIGMGATGIVYKAEISRSNTVAAVKKLWRPATDIETGSSDDLVGEVNLLGRLRHRNIVRLLGFLNNDTNLMIIYEFMPNGSLGETLHGKQAGRLLVDWVSRYNIAVGVAQGLSYLHHDCHPPVIHRDIKSNNILLDANLDARIADFGLARMMVRKNETVSMVAGSYGYIAPEYGYTLKVDEKIDIYSYGVVLLELLTGKRPLDPEFGESVDVVEWIRRKIRDNKSLEEALDPSVGNCKHVQEEMLLVLRIALICTAKLPKDRPSMRDVITMLGEAKPRRKSSSNNDPYAAAKKDQPVFSTSPVNGLL, encoded by the exons ATGCAGTTGAGCAAAACCCAAATGCtgatcttcttctttttgtgcTGTTCTTCATTTGGATTTGCAGCTGTGGCCAATGATGAAGTTTCCGCTCTGCTTTCGATAAAAGCCGGTCTCATTGATCCACTGAACAGCCTCAAAGACTGGAACTTTCCAGAAAATGAAGCTCACTGCAACTGGACAGGCGTATGGTGCAACACTGAGGGGCACTTAGAGAAACTTGATATCTCCCACATGAACCTCAGCGGCCCGATATCCGGCGACATCCAACGTCTCAAAAGCCTTACTTCCCTCAACCTTTGCTGCAGTGGCTTCTCCTCATCACTGCCAAAATCCATCTCAAATCTCGCAGCATTGAAAACTTTTGATGTGAGTCAAAACTCGCTTGTTGGTGAGTTTCCGTGGGGGTTTGGAAGAGCAGGAGGATTGACAGAACTTAACGCTTCGAGTAACAATTTTTCGGGTTTTCTTCCTGAGGATCTCGGCAATGCCACAATGCTGGAGACTCTGGATCTCCGAGGGAACTTTTTCGGGGGCTCGTTTCCAAAGTCATTCAAGAACTTGCAGAAGCTCAAGTTTCTTGGGCTTTCCGGGAACAATTTCACCGGGGAAATCCCCGCTGAGCTTGGAGAGCTGTCCTCATTGGAAAGTATGATTCTTGGATACAATGAGTTTGAAGGTGGGATTCCAATGGAGTTTGGGAATCTTACCAACCTCAAGTATCTTGATTTGGCAGTTGGGAATCTTAGTGGTGAGATTCCAGCCGACTTGGGGAGGCTGAAGTTGCTGGAGACGGTGTTCTTGTACAAGAACAATTTTGAAGGCAAAATCCCAGCTGAAATCGGCGCCATTTCTTCGTTGAAATTGCTTGATCTTTCCGATAATGTATTGTCGGGGGAAATCCCAGCTGAAATTGAGGAGCTGAAGAATTTGCAGCTTCTGAATGTGATGTGTAATCAGTTATCAGGTTCGGTTCCATTAGGAATTGGAAGTTTGAGTCAGTTAAGTGTTCTTGAGCTATGGAACAATTCGTTTTCAGGTCCTTTGCCCAGTGatcttggcaaaaatgccccATTGCAGTGGTTGGACGTCTCATCCAACGCGTTTTCCGGCGAGATTCCATCCGCATTATGCAACAAGGGCAATCTCACCAAGCTCATCCTCTTCAACAATGCCTTCACAGGTCCAATTCCGGCGAGCCTATCCTCTTGCCCTTCGCTTGTTCGTGTTCGAATGCAGAATAATTTTCTTTCCGGGACAATCCCAGTTGGGCTTGGCAAGCTTGAGAGGCTTCAAAGGTTAGAATTGGCAAACAACAATCTCACTGGTGCAATCCCAGATGATCTTTCTTCCTCTACTTCACTCTCTTTCATTGATATCTCTCGAAACCGCCTCCATTCTTCTCTTCCTTCCACCATTCTCTCTGCTCCAAGCTTGCAAACCCTGATGGCCTCGAATAATGAATTGGTTGGCGAAATCCCGGATCAATTCCAGGACTGCCCTTCACTTTCAGTGCTTGATCTCTCATCAAACCATTTCTCAGGAATCATCCCAGCAAGTATTGCTTCATGTGAGAAATTGGTAAGCTTAAATCTGAGGAACAACCAATTGACCGGAGACATCCCAAAATCAATTGCCATGATGCCCACATTGTCCGTTCTTGATCTGTCCAACAACTCTCTCACTGGTGGAATACCTGAAAATTTCGGAATGTCACCGGCCTTGGAGACTCTCAATGTCTCATTCAACAAGCTAGAGGGTCCTGTCCCAAAAAACGGTGTACTGAGAACAATAAACCCGAGTGATCTTGTGGGCAATGCCGGTCTCTGTGGCAGTGTCCTCCCTCCATGTACGCAAAATCCAGCATTGGCATCGAGGCATAGGAATGTGCACACAAGGAACATTGTTGCAGGATGGGTGATTGGGATCTCATCAGTTTTAGCAGTTGGACTTGCACTTTTCAGTGCTCGAACTCTATACAAAAGGTGGTACTCAAATGGGAGTTGCTTTGGAGACAGTTTCGAAGTTGGCAAGGGAGAGTGGCCATGGAGACTGATGGCATTCCAGAGGCTTGGTTTCGCAAGTACTGACATTCTGGCTTGTGTGAAGGAATCGAATGTGATCGGAATGGGAGCTACTGGGATTGTGTACAAGGCAGAGATATCACGATCAAACACAGTTGCCGCAGTTAAAAAGCTGTGGAGACCGGCAACAGACATTGAAACTGGAAGCAGTGATGATCTAGTTGGGGAAGTGAATCTCTTGGGGAGGCTAAGGCATCGAAACATTGTTCGGTTATTAGGATTTCTGAACAATGATACGAATTTGATGATTATATACGAGTTTATGCCCAATGGAAGCTTAGGAGAAACCTTGCATGGCAAGCAAGCAGGGAGGTTGCTTGTAGATTGGGTTTCAAGGTACAACATAGCAGTGGGGGTTGCACAAGGTCTTTCTTATCTCCACCATGACTGTCACCCACCAGTCATCCATAGAGACATCAAGTCTAATAACATACTGCTCGATGCAAACCTCGACGCGAGGATTGCGGACTTCGGGTTGGCACGGATGATGGTTCGAAAAAACGAGACAGTTTCCATGGTGGCTGGATCATACGGTTACATTGCCCCTG AATATGGATACACATTGAAGGTTGATGAAAAGATCGACATCTACAGCTACGGCGTGGTTCTATTGGAGCTTCTAACAGGAAAGAGGCCTTTAGACCCCGAGTTTGGCGAATCAGTAGACGTCGTGGAATGGATTCGGAGGAAGATTAGGGACAACAAAAGTTTAGAAGAAGCATTAGACCCCAGTGTAGGAAACTGCAAGCATGTTCAAGAAGAGATGCTCTTAGTCCTTAGAATAGCATTGATTTGCACTGCCAAGCTTCCCAAGGACAGGCCTTCCATGAGGGATGTCATAACGATGCTCGGAGAGGCGAAGCCTCGGCGGAAAAGCAGCAGCAACAACGATCCATATGCTGCAGCTAAAAAAGACCAGCCTGTGTTTAGCACCTCACCTGTAAATGGCCTTCTCTAG